From the Silene latifolia isolate original U9 population unplaced genomic scaffold, ASM4854445v1 scaffold_73, whole genome shotgun sequence genome, the window AATAATTGTCTTTTTATGGTAAAGATGGAGGTGCCTGTGTTTTTTTTGAAATTGTTGATTTCTAAGTGAACAAAGACGGTGATTATGCCACTCACGAAACTGAAAAACAACATAACCATCCCCACTATAGCGAAACTCAATCATAGCAGTACAACCAATCCTAGTTAATTTAGTGTTCCTAATATCAAATGGCTTGGGCGTTGCTTGCTCCTTTCCACTATCTAAAACAGTAGCCTTCCTCTTACGGTCTCTAAAACCTTCACAGTTGCAAACAACAAATTTATACTTCACATCACCAGAAACAGACCTTTTTTTGGGAAGACTTCCTAGGTTCAAAACCACATGCTTCTACATACACATCATAAAAACTAATAGCTTCTTCCAACGTCCCAAACAACTGGCCAATATGAGGTTTAAACTCAGCTGCAACATTCCTTGTCCACAATTCACTACCACCAGGTGTGGAGTCCAAAAGTAGTTGATGCACACGAGAAGGAacagaatgttgttcaacatgtGGAGTAGAGCTAGATGCATCAGGTGGTTCAATGAGAACAGTAGAAGTAATTGAAGACTCAATAATATCATTACTATCTTTAGAGATAATGGCAGAGACATGAATATCATTACAGGAAGAAGAAGTTACATTACTTGTAGGATCTGGCAAGAAAAGTACAATGTAAAATAACAAGAAAAAGTCTTAAAGATATGGACGAAATCAATATCACACAAGTGGCTGAACAATATCACATATCCTGGAAAACAATATCACGTTATTTGGGAAAAATATCACACATGAAGTtagaaaacaatatcacaaaggAATGTTGcaggaacaatatcacacaagtGGCTGAACAATATCATATATCCAGGAAAATAATATCACGTATTCTGGAACAATACCACACATGAAGttgaaaaacaatatcacaaaggtGAATATACAATGGTACATATCAACATAAACAATATCACCCGTTGtagaaaacaatatcacatattgagcaaaacaaaaacacacttgCTGTAAGGTACAAAATAAGAACGTAAATGAACAGAAAATATTTATAGGTACAAAAATTATACGAACAGAAATAAAGATGACTAGTAATAGAGAATATTTACCAAAAGTATAAAGAACATGTGATTGAAAGCTGAAACtacaaaataaagagagaataaagctgaaattaagaagaataacataccAGACATCGCAATGATGATTGAATACGCAGAGATTTGAGCAGGAAAACCTGGAAATCAAACAAAAACGTACCGAATTttaggaaacacaaaattaaattgaaaataaCAAATTAAGCAAGATGAAATTCAAAGCATAGAAACGAAAGAAGAACAAATAGAGTAAGAGGACAACGAATTCGAAACATAGGGACGAAAAACGCCAATTACGTACTTGAGCAAACGAAGTAATtggaataatatgataattgtgaagaatAAGCAGCAAAAcctggaaataaaacaaaaacgtaCCGAATTttaggaaacacaaaattaaattgaaaataaCAACTAAAGCAAGATGAAATTCAAATTATATAAACGAAAGAAGAACAAACAGAGTAAGATGACAACGAATTCGAAACTTAGGGACGAAAAACGCCAATTACGTACCTGAGCACACGAACTAATtggaataatatgataattgtgaagaatGAGGAGGAAAAACCGAGATCACGCCTAAATTCTAGGGTTTTCCAGCTCAACAATGGAAGAACAAGCTACAATAGAGAGAGAAGttagagggagaagaagaaaaaggaggaaaTAACGATTTTGGCTGGGAAAAGCAGTTTATATAGGCATGCGTTAAATTACAAATTTGCCCTTGCTTGTTTCCACCCTAAATACCTATCatagtattaatcctcaatcctcaaatatataagtaatactcacatgatcccattcctatatatatatatatatatatatatatatatatatatatatatatatatatatatatatatatatatatatatatatatatatatagagagagagagagagagagagagagagagagtaaattaacaattactcccttttataaaccacttttctaaaataactcccttatgaaaactttttaataatttactcccataaaatgttCTCAGGTCAAAAATTGCACCCAAATAGACAGTCCGGTGAAAGATTTCgtcaatttttgaattttctgattttaagtctaTTTTTTGGACGAAAATGCCCTTACCTATGTTTTTATTGGTTCTTCCCTCTCCCTTATACTTCAACCACCCCCCCAACcatcaccacaacaccaccaccttCAAACCACTGGTGCGCCGCTTTGTCAGACCTTAGCCGCCTTGCCCCTCCTTCCCATCGTCTGCTTCACAAGTAAACCCAGAAAGAAAAAAACCCAGAAAATAGAAAAATGTTAcctaaccaaaaaaaaaaaattgaattgagATATGGTAATTATGAATTTGGGAAAATCAAAACCAATCGGGATGTATAAGTGCCTTGATAAGGAAATTTGGGGAAATCAAATCCAAGCGGTCAGTCAGTGTTGCATATTCAAGGGCGAAATTTGATTTTATGCGTGCACGGGTCAGTCTGGATTGAAGGCTCCTCTGGTTTCTAATGATGTCTATGGAATCATCATGAAGGTAATTGTTATAATTGTTCGGATTGCACGGGTCATTTATTATATCAGTCTGTTGATCTGTACTTACTATTAGTAGATCAGTTAAGTAGTTTAGTCGCAGGATTTAAATTAGTGGTTACtgattattactccctcctatccactctttTGTTCCTCTTTGAAGTGGACACGGAGATTAAGGGTGgagagtataatattgataaaaaTATGAGTggagtttggtaattggagagaggtatgaataattaggattaaatattaataaaggagatgggtggggtttggttattggagagaggtaggaataattagaattaaatattagtAAAGGATATggtggggtttgatgagtggagagaggtaagcgtataatattaataaaaactttctcaaaaaggaaaggggaagaaaacctgaataatccgttttaggaaatagggaagaaaagagtggataggagggagtagttgGAAAGGGTTACTACTATTGAGAAGATGATATCGAATTTAGTTAATTGAGATTGATTTTGAATGTTGGTTTCCTTCAGTATTTCTGTGGTTTTTTATTAACAACTGGTTATTGATCCCTTTATTTTGTTGCAG encodes:
- the LOC141640150 gene encoding protein FAR1-RELATED SEQUENCE 5-like yields the protein MIGFPAQISAYSIIIAMSDPTSNVTSSSCNDIHVSAIISKDSNDIIESSITSTVLIEPPDASSSTPHVEQHSVPSRVHQLLLDSTPGGSELWTRNVAAEFKPHIGQLFGTLEEAISFYDVYVEACGFRDRKRKATVLDSGKEQATPKPFDIRNTKLTRIGCTAMIEFRYSGDGYVVFQFREWHNHRLCSLRNQQFQKKHRHLHLYHKKTIIDHSRVNQGPTRAFRNVKEYVDGYENVGAQLVDFKNFGRDIKCFIGDRDAQLFVNYFEDKRDTTEGFYFAYEVDSGKCLVRAFWCDAESRRNYALFGDYITYDPTYSTNKYCMLFTPFTGVDHHKRSITFASALLFHEDEDSFKWVFEKFLDAMGQREPHCIITDRCLWNKVGLRLCHQTC